Proteins from a genomic interval of Pseudodesulfovibrio nedwellii:
- a CDS encoding sialidase family protein, which yields MPSLSDDPTRHVVIDRRPGRYIAFPDVIRTGKESLVVAYNEADKHVRPTSRVLVVKTSRDNGKTWSEPIYLDSPTSHCPRLYMASDNELIISDSSRIFHRSLNNGRSWIPFPTTGLTHDMHDRIMSLDNNVLLTTGHRHLGSEEHPAIRQPPTQQMIFRSKDHGLNWATHSILAEHRNLVLCEASMTRLPNGCILALMRENSFVFEPMYCSISTDNGASWSAPVDTPLMGHRPTMGLLPDGRLLVTYRNVGPDWGTSAWSGTVNELMSGFRVHGLAADLNNPTFTQDGMRIHNTPGSESVVRYALRPMTDPRTATATLEAEVRVDTADTNGCGIRFGTWWRLTPGNITPDAKESFSTPLPTGQFNRIRFHYADGVVTLHVNDTKAAAISVDPDHAETRPIMFGAPYPFEDNGVDCIWRRVNLNIMEPAYERKYTWHWKAENGLPDHWVRDHVLELRNDRHAAAPDFGYSGWTRLKDGTFFCAYHHGGGTKAEYEPLHSSHIAGTWFTLDDFTTD from the coding sequence ATGCCCAGTCTGTCCGACGATCCCACCCGCCATGTGGTCATCGACCGCAGGCCGGGCCGATATATTGCCTTTCCTGATGTGATCCGCACTGGCAAAGAATCGTTGGTAGTTGCATACAACGAAGCAGACAAACATGTCAGGCCCACCAGTCGCGTCCTTGTCGTTAAAACAAGTCGGGACAACGGGAAAACATGGTCTGAACCGATTTATCTGGATTCGCCAACAAGCCATTGTCCTCGCCTCTACATGGCATCAGACAACGAACTGATTATTTCGGACAGCTCCCGCATTTTTCATCGCAGCCTCAACAACGGGCGTTCATGGATCCCATTCCCGACAACCGGTCTGACTCACGACATGCATGACCGAATCATGAGCCTCGACAATAATGTTTTACTAACCACCGGCCATCGTCATCTCGGCAGCGAAGAGCATCCCGCCATTCGTCAGCCTCCCACACAACAGATGATCTTCCGCTCTAAAGATCACGGCCTGAATTGGGCCACACATTCCATCCTTGCCGAGCATCGTAATCTGGTCCTATGTGAAGCATCCATGACCAGATTGCCAAATGGGTGTATCCTCGCTCTCATGCGAGAAAACAGTTTCGTATTCGAACCGATGTACTGTTCAATCAGTACGGATAACGGCGCGTCATGGTCCGCCCCGGTAGACACTCCACTGATGGGACATCGACCGACCATGGGACTGCTTCCTGATGGACGACTCCTCGTCACCTACCGAAATGTAGGACCGGACTGGGGAACCTCAGCATGGAGCGGTACCGTGAATGAACTAATGTCCGGCTTCAGGGTCCACGGACTTGCAGCAGATCTAAACAACCCAACATTCACGCAGGACGGCATGCGTATCCACAACACACCGGGCAGCGAGTCCGTTGTTCGCTATGCACTCCGTCCCATGACTGATCCACGCACGGCCACTGCAACACTGGAAGCCGAAGTCAGAGTCGACACGGCTGACACTAATGGATGCGGCATTCGCTTTGGAACATGGTGGCGGCTCACACCAGGAAACATAACCCCGGACGCGAAAGAATCTTTTTCCACCCCTCTTCCAACGGGACAATTCAACCGTATCCGCTTTCATTACGCCGATGGGGTCGTGACCCTGCACGTCAACGACACAAAAGCAGCGGCTATTTCCGTTGACCCGGACCACGCTGAAACGCGGCCCATCATGTTCGGTGCTCCCTATCCTTTTGAGGACAACGGTGTGGACTGCATATGGCGACGTGTGAACCTAAATATCATGGAACCTGCGTACGAAAGAAAATATACTTGGCACTGGAAGGCTGAAAACGGACTGCCTGACCACTGGGTACGCGACCATGTCCTTGAATTGCGCAATGATCGACACGCAGCAGCACCGGATTTCGGATATTCCGGCTGGACAAGGCTCAAAGACGGAACTTTTTTCTGCGCTTACCATCACGGTGGCGGAACCAAGGCAGAATATGAGCCGCTCCATTCGAGCCACATCGCAGGGACATGGTTCACACTGGACGACTTCACTACGGACTGA
- the trpA gene encoding tryptophan synthase subunit alpha produces MNPMQIKIEEATAQGKVSLIPFLPAGFPNREQFWKEMEELDKAGASVIEIGMPFSDPVADGPVVEKASLKCLEDGINLEWILAELKARKGQFNAALLLMGYLNPVYQYGLDKFGEDCEAAGVSGLIIADIPHEESQFVKDAIEPHGVALVPLVGLNTSKERMKLYAKNASGFCYFVSVLGTTGQRKALPTRIKEKLAEAKEVFDIPIALGFGIKHPDQLDEFDGLMDAAVFGSALITHVESGKSSDEFMEPWK; encoded by the coding sequence ATGAATCCAATGCAAATAAAAATTGAAGAGGCCACCGCGCAAGGCAAGGTCAGTCTCATTCCATTCCTCCCGGCAGGATTTCCCAATCGGGAACAATTCTGGAAGGAAATGGAAGAACTGGACAAGGCCGGCGCCTCTGTCATTGAGATAGGTATGCCCTTTTCCGATCCCGTGGCCGATGGCCCCGTCGTGGAAAAGGCCTCGCTGAAATGTCTGGAAGACGGCATCAACCTCGAGTGGATTCTCGCGGAACTCAAGGCACGCAAGGGCCAGTTCAATGCCGCCCTACTGCTCATGGGCTACCTGAATCCTGTCTACCAATACGGACTGGATAAATTCGGCGAAGATTGTGAGGCCGCAGGCGTATCCGGGCTGATCATCGCAGACATACCCCATGAAGAATCCCAGTTCGTCAAGGATGCCATTGAGCCACACGGCGTAGCGCTGGTCCCCCTTGTCGGACTGAACACGAGCAAGGAACGCATGAAGCTGTACGCCAAAAATGCGTCCGGATTCTGTTATTTCGTGTCCGTACTCGGCACCACAGGCCAACGTAAAGCCCTACCCACTCGTATCAAAGAAAAACTGGCCGAGGCCAAGGAAGTCTTCGACATCCCCATCGCCCTCGGTTTCGGCATCAAGCATCCCGATCAGCTCGACGAGTTCGACGGGTTGATGGATGCCGCCGTTTTCGGTTCCGCACTCATCACTCACGTCGAATCCGGCAAGTCGAGTGATGAATTCATGGAGCCGTGGAAATAA
- the trpB gene encoding tryptophan synthase subunit beta codes for MKKGYFGDFGGQFIPELLMPPLIELEEAMKTILPSEKFQTRFIQMLKENVGRPSAMTYCQHMSKDLGLDLWLKREDLNHSGAHKINNTLGQGLLAKMMGKEVLLAETGAGMHGVATTVAAAMLDMKAVIYMGAADVVRQAPNVNRMRLMGAEIIPVESGTKTLKDAINEALRRWLADQENTHYCFGTAAGPHPFPDLVREFQQIISKEARQQYMDRNDGNLPDIVTACVGGGSNAIGMFHHFVPDESVKLVGVEAAGTGEPGCDNSAPLNLGTDGVLHGMKTKLLQTDEGQILPSHSVAPGLDYPGVGPEHAHLQDIGRAEYVTINDKQALNAFKVLSRREGIIPALESSHAVAYAIENKDKLHGKSVLVCLSGRGDKDLGILDQIL; via the coding sequence ATGAAAAAGGGTTATTTCGGCGATTTTGGCGGACAGTTCATTCCAGAACTGCTCATGCCGCCGCTTATCGAGCTTGAAGAAGCCATGAAAACCATTCTCCCCTCGGAGAAATTTCAGACGCGCTTTATTCAAATGCTCAAGGAAAACGTGGGCCGTCCTTCGGCCATGACATACTGCCAACACATGTCCAAGGACCTTGGTCTGGACCTATGGCTCAAACGTGAAGACCTGAACCATTCAGGCGCACACAAAATCAACAACACGCTTGGGCAGGGACTCCTCGCCAAAATGATGGGCAAGGAAGTACTGCTGGCCGAAACAGGCGCAGGTATGCACGGTGTAGCAACAACTGTCGCCGCTGCCATGCTCGACATGAAGGCCGTCATCTACATGGGCGCCGCCGACGTGGTACGTCAGGCTCCTAATGTCAACAGGATGCGACTCATGGGGGCGGAAATCATCCCTGTCGAATCCGGCACAAAGACACTCAAGGACGCCATCAACGAGGCTTTACGACGCTGGTTGGCCGATCAGGAAAACACCCATTACTGTTTCGGCACGGCTGCCGGACCGCACCCCTTCCCTGATTTGGTGCGTGAATTCCAACAAATCATCTCCAAAGAAGCCCGTCAGCAGTATATGGATCGCAATGACGGCAATCTGCCGGACATAGTCACTGCTTGTGTGGGCGGTGGGTCTAACGCCATCGGCATGTTCCATCATTTCGTGCCTGACGAATCCGTCAAGCTCGTCGGCGTGGAGGCTGCGGGCACCGGAGAACCGGGCTGCGACAATTCCGCACCGCTCAATCTCGGAACGGATGGCGTATTGCACGGCATGAAAACCAAGCTGTTACAAACGGATGAAGGACAGATTCTCCCGTCCCATTCAGTAGCTCCCGGTCTAGATTATCCCGGAGTCGGTCCCGAGCATGCCCATTTGCAGGACATCGGTCGCGCCGAGTACGTGACAATCAATGATAAGCAAGCCTTGAACGCGTTCAAAGTATTATCACGCCGCGAAGGCATTATCCCGGCGTTGGAATCTTCTCACGCCGTGGCCTACGCCATTGAAAACAAAGACAAACTGCATGGGAAATCCGTACTCGTTTGCCTGTCAGGACGCGGTGACAAGGACCTCGGCATCCTCGACCAGATCCTTTAG
- a CDS encoding BON domain-containing protein, translating into MAFYSKGFPYGKILASLEAGGTSSYPREKAQRLIVKKAILILVIFLSPGCAAVPFGIGLIPGAPAYVSSLVGGSQSMYATAVDERTTEQQMMDAIIAGHAQAELYKSKEVRAGQITTYSYFGKLYLVGEYDSQEQLRYIYECADNVKGKRAIISCLYLRKDMEENEYFHEQAKYADLQTQLMADFEVTSTPIEVEIVHGDMILLGVIKGKEERDRIMSHALSVDGIDRVVSYLYHQENAGPEPHIMVAGLTPSPDKTIAPPPKKKPKSKRSRPVATKKQIVAPILVVSNPDRGR; encoded by the coding sequence TTGGCCTTTTATTCAAAAGGGTTCCCCTATGGCAAGATTCTTGCTTCGTTGGAAGCAGGTGGAACCAGTTCATACCCACGGGAAAAGGCGCAAAGACTCATCGTGAAAAAAGCAATTCTCATACTCGTAATCTTCCTTTCACCGGGGTGTGCCGCGGTGCCGTTTGGCATCGGGCTCATCCCCGGTGCACCAGCATACGTCTCATCACTCGTGGGTGGCAGCCAGTCCATGTATGCCACTGCCGTGGATGAACGAACAACTGAACAGCAGATGATGGATGCCATCATAGCAGGCCACGCTCAAGCGGAACTGTACAAAAGCAAAGAAGTCAGGGCCGGACAAATCACCACATACAGTTATTTCGGGAAGCTTTACCTTGTCGGGGAATACGATTCCCAAGAACAACTCAGGTATATCTATGAATGCGCTGACAACGTGAAAGGGAAGCGGGCTATCATCAGTTGTCTTTATCTCCGCAAGGACATGGAAGAAAACGAATATTTCCATGAGCAGGCCAAGTATGCGGACCTTCAAACACAACTCATGGCCGATTTCGAAGTAACAAGTACACCCATTGAAGTCGAAATTGTCCATGGAGACATGATTCTGCTCGGAGTCATCAAGGGAAAAGAGGAACGTGATCGGATCATGTCACACGCTCTCAGCGTGGATGGCATCGACCGGGTTGTCTCTTATCTTTATCATCAGGAAAACGCAGGACCGGAACCGCACATCATGGTGGCAGGCCTCACGCCTTCACCCGATAAAACTATTGCCCCACCGCCTAAGAAAAAACCCAAGAGCAAACGTTCTCGCCCTGTCGCCACAAAAAAACAAATAGTAGCACCAATACTGGTCGTCTCCAACCCGGATCGGGGGCGTTAA
- a CDS encoding phosphoribosylanthranilate isomerase yields MARPLVKVCGMTRMEDVKLCVDLGVDLLGFIFHPKSPRLADPDFVASVKTGKVTKVGIFVDQTAEEIIETMDRCGLHAAQLHGGQDMDACWKIGPDRVIRVFWPNTYSSASALLRDMENYSEACGHFLLDAGTKGQGGTGTTIDFATLQDIEILTPWFLAGGLGPHNTKKALAINPPGLDINSGVELEPGVKDASKLREVFRILAEEE; encoded by the coding sequence GTGGCACGACCTCTGGTCAAAGTGTGCGGCATGACCCGCATGGAAGATGTTAAGCTGTGCGTCGATCTCGGCGTTGATCTGCTTGGATTCATCTTTCACCCCAAAAGTCCTCGGTTGGCCGATCCCGACTTCGTGGCCTCGGTCAAAACTGGCAAGGTCACCAAAGTTGGCATTTTTGTCGACCAGACCGCTGAAGAAATCATTGAGACCATGGATCGGTGCGGACTGCACGCAGCCCAACTCCATGGTGGACAGGATATGGATGCATGCTGGAAAATCGGACCCGATAGGGTCATTCGAGTTTTCTGGCCAAACACCTATTCCTCTGCTTCAGCATTACTCCGAGACATGGAAAACTACTCTGAAGCCTGTGGTCATTTCCTGCTGGATGCAGGGACCAAAGGTCAGGGTGGAACGGGGACGACCATTGATTTTGCCACATTACAAGATATCGAAATACTTACACCTTGGTTTCTTGCTGGCGGCCTTGGGCCACACAACACCAAGAAAGCTCTGGCCATAAATCCTCCAGGATTGGACATCAATTCAGGGGTGGAACTCGAACCAGGTGTCAAGGATGCATCAAAGCTGCGGGAAGTCTTCAGGATTCTCGCGGAGGAAGAATAA
- a CDS encoding indole-3-glycerol phosphate synthase TrpC translates to MLNKFREAKQLEIDSLRKSFMEGHLPAVYRGDRPSFVDAIKTKGPGAVIAEFKPASPSKGVLRENANPLDFADIYANNGAAAISVLTEHQYFGGTPDFLFMMSQPGIPLLRKDFILDPLQVAMTASSPAAAVLLVARMCDDVTHLAQMVELARMPGLSPVVEIFDQADLDMARAAGADIIQVNNRNLDTLETSLDQSRNFIKQKQEGELWICASGISKRAQVEEMAGLGFDAVLVGTCLMEADNPGEKLAELTGAK, encoded by the coding sequence ATGTTGAATAAATTCAGAGAAGCAAAGCAACTTGAAATCGATTCCCTCCGTAAAAGCTTCATGGAAGGACATTTGCCTGCCGTTTACCGTGGCGATCGCCCGTCATTCGTTGACGCCATCAAAACCAAAGGCCCCGGAGCTGTCATTGCCGAATTCAAACCTGCCAGCCCGAGCAAAGGTGTTCTGCGCGAAAACGCAAACCCGCTGGATTTTGCAGATATATATGCCAACAATGGAGCGGCTGCCATCTCCGTTCTCACGGAGCACCAATACTTTGGCGGCACCCCGGACTTTTTGTTCATGATGAGCCAACCCGGTATTCCTTTGTTGCGCAAGGATTTCATCCTCGACCCGCTTCAGGTCGCCATGACCGCATCCAGCCCGGCAGCCGCCGTGCTGCTGGTCGCCCGTATGTGTGACGACGTGACACACCTTGCACAGATGGTGGAGCTGGCCCGCATGCCCGGCCTAAGCCCGGTAGTTGAAATCTTCGACCAAGCAGACCTTGACATGGCCCGTGCAGCCGGAGCCGACATTATTCAGGTCAACAACCGAAATCTCGACACCCTTGAGACGTCACTGGATCAAAGCCGCAACTTCATCAAACAAAAGCAGGAAGGCGAACTTTGGATTTGTGCCAGCGGCATATCCAAACGTGCACAGGTAGAAGAAATGGCCGGCCTCGGTTTCGACGCCGTGCTGGTCGGAACCTGCCTGATGGAAGCGGACAACCCCGGCGAAAAACTGGCCGAGTTGACAGGAGCAAAGTAG
- a CDS encoding phenylacetate--CoA ligase family protein — translation MDHRFIPHLTEEQIADIQLEGLKWTTAHAYANSPFYQARLNDVGMKPGDITSLDDLQKLPFTTADDLKNGYPMPLLSVPESDVVRIHGSSGTTGKRKILAYTQKDLDIWRDMFARCYELAGLTIEDRIQICVGYGLWTAGAGFQLGCERFGAMALPVGPGLLEIQLQMLTDLKSTCLCSTASMALLMGEEVQKQGIFEQIALKKAIFGSETHTPKMRRQFEEALGLEDSFDIIGMTELYGPGTGLECQAHDGIHYWADRYIMEILDPETLEPVAPGEVGEMVVTSLQKEASPLIRYRTHDLTRKIAGDCACGVTMPRIDKIMGRSDDMFIFRGVNIYPGQIGSVLEEFNDLSAEYKISLTRRDGLDHMAVDVERTPEANVSDNEHLAQKLSTEIRKHILVRSDVRILNPGELPRSFAKTKRVQDERGEE, via the coding sequence ATGGACCATCGTTTTATTCCACATCTGACAGAAGAACAGATCGCCGACATCCAACTTGAAGGACTAAAATGGACCACGGCCCACGCTTACGCCAATAGCCCATTTTATCAGGCTCGATTGAATGACGTCGGGATGAAACCCGGTGACATTACATCTTTGGATGACCTCCAAAAACTTCCGTTCACCACGGCGGACGATCTGAAAAACGGCTATCCCATGCCCTTGCTCTCCGTACCAGAATCAGATGTTGTCCGTATCCACGGCTCCAGCGGAACCACAGGCAAACGAAAGATTCTTGCCTATACCCAAAAAGACCTCGATATCTGGCGGGATATGTTTGCCCGATGCTACGAACTGGCCGGACTGACCATCGAAGATCGTATCCAGATTTGTGTAGGATATGGTTTGTGGACCGCCGGAGCAGGCTTCCAGCTCGGTTGCGAACGTTTTGGTGCCATGGCACTGCCTGTTGGTCCCGGTCTGCTGGAAATTCAACTCCAGATGCTCACTGATCTAAAATCCACTTGCCTTTGCTCTACGGCATCAATGGCCCTTCTCATGGGCGAAGAAGTCCAGAAACAAGGGATCTTCGAACAAATAGCCCTGAAAAAAGCGATATTCGGCTCTGAAACTCATACTCCCAAAATGCGCCGTCAGTTCGAAGAAGCCCTCGGACTGGAAGACAGCTTCGACATCATCGGCATGACCGAACTCTACGGTCCAGGAACCGGTCTGGAATGTCAGGCCCATGACGGCATCCACTATTGGGCAGACCGCTACATCATGGAGATATTGGACCCGGAGACCCTAGAGCCGGTAGCCCCCGGCGAAGTCGGTGAAATGGTCGTGACCTCCCTGCAAAAGGAAGCCTCTCCGCTCATCCGATACCGTACCCACGACCTGACCAGAAAAATTGCCGGCGATTGTGCCTGCGGTGTAACCATGCCGCGTATCGACAAGATCATGGGGCGCTCCGACGACATGTTCATCTTCCGTGGCGTAAATATCTACCCCGGCCAAATTGGTTCAGTGCTGGAAGAATTCAACGACCTTTCCGCAGAATACAAGATTTCCCTGACCCGTCGCGACGGACTGGACCATATGGCCGTGGATGTAGAACGGACACCCGAAGCGAATGTCTCGGACAATGAACACCTCGCCCAAAAGTTATCCACTGAAATTCGCAAACACATTCTGGTGCGTAGTGATGTCCGTATTTTAAATCCGGGAGAACTGCCGCGCAGTTTTGCCAAGACAAAGCGCGTACAGGACGAACGCGGCGAAGAATAA
- a CDS encoding ArnT family glycosyltransferase → MTSPKNTYSPTRDLIALVIIALSFAVRYWFVDSGQLNLVQDEAQYWDWIRRPQLSYYSKGPLIAWMIAAWTEVFGNTELGVRFGSIIGMTGIQAALYIGVSRIWREYSMAIFVLLVAVTMPLLNGLGILATTDNPLIFCWTVAFFALAAATRNTPDSTPSNWPFFILGFCVAIGILAKYMMLSFLGLGIIYALILQLRGQMPSRFWRRFFLASLIGTIVGLAPIILWNMHNDWVAYKHVAKLSTGVGREFSVRFMPFLEMLGAQIGLLAPWWFIFILMGSKKALGKSFVGPVGAFDAKYRRDLQSVLFFWPLWAIITFKALFSKVEANWTAVAFMAGALLGGMGLHAWWHAPNRKMRGKFILVTTAIAVTGLIYVAPILPVPDNLNPTHRLKGWEDLGTKIEQLTQTEFNDPAKVFAMSDNYGFTSELAFYIPGQPITYCPWTDNRRMNQYDLWPNPEANGQLGWDGIMVRKRFQKGRIAELEKMFDSVSEPIFYESSFNGQPARKFTLIICKGYNGYWPQLGLGKY, encoded by the coding sequence ATGACTTCGCCTAAAAATACATATTCTCCCACACGGGACCTGATCGCACTTGTGATCATTGCCCTGTCCTTTGCCGTCCGCTACTGGTTCGTCGATTCCGGCCAGCTCAATCTGGTACAAGATGAGGCTCAGTACTGGGATTGGATTCGTCGCCCACAGTTATCCTATTATTCCAAGGGACCGCTCATCGCATGGATGATCGCCGCTTGGACCGAGGTGTTCGGCAATACAGAACTGGGTGTCAGGTTCGGCTCAATCATCGGCATGACAGGTATTCAAGCCGCCCTATACATAGGTGTGTCCAGAATATGGCGGGAATATTCCATGGCCATATTTGTCCTGTTGGTTGCCGTGACCATGCCGCTTCTGAACGGATTGGGTATCCTTGCCACAACAGACAACCCTTTGATTTTCTGCTGGACGGTCGCCTTCTTTGCTCTGGCGGCAGCCACACGAAACACCCCGGACTCCACGCCATCCAACTGGCCTTTCTTCATCCTGGGATTCTGTGTAGCCATAGGCATTCTGGCTAAATATATGATGCTCAGCTTTCTAGGCCTAGGCATTATCTACGCCCTGATTTTGCAACTGCGCGGCCAAATGCCATCCCGCTTTTGGAGACGCTTTTTCCTGGCCTCTCTCATCGGTACGATTGTCGGCCTTGCTCCCATCATATTATGGAATATGCACAACGACTGGGTGGCCTATAAACATGTGGCCAAACTCTCCACAGGCGTTGGCAGAGAATTTTCCGTTCGCTTCATGCCATTTCTTGAAATGCTCGGCGCACAGATTGGCCTGCTCGCTCCTTGGTGGTTCATCTTCATCCTGATGGGCAGTAAAAAAGCATTGGGTAAATCCTTTGTCGGCCCAGTCGGCGCGTTCGATGCAAAATACAGACGCGACCTCCAATCGGTCCTGTTTTTCTGGCCACTCTGGGCGATTATTACTTTCAAAGCGCTTTTCTCAAAAGTAGAAGCCAACTGGACTGCGGTGGCTTTCATGGCTGGCGCCCTGCTCGGTGGCATGGGGCTACACGCATGGTGGCACGCTCCCAATCGCAAAATGCGCGGCAAATTTATACTTGTCACAACCGCAATCGCTGTAACGGGCTTGATCTACGTTGCACCAATTCTGCCGGTCCCAGACAATTTGAACCCCACCCACCGACTCAAAGGATGGGAAGATCTCGGCACAAAAATCGAACAACTGACCCAAACAGAATTTAACGACCCCGCCAAAGTCTTTGCCATGAGCGACAACTACGGTTTTACCTCGGAACTCGCCTTCTATATTCCGGGCCAACCCATCACCTACTGCCCATGGACTGATAACCGACGCATGAATCAGTATGACCTCTGGCCCAACCCGGAAGCCAACGGCCAGCTCGGGTGGGACGGAATTATGGTGCGCAAACGCTTTCAAAAAGGCCGTATCGCAGAGCTTGAAAAAATGTTCGACTCCGTGAGTGAACCCATTTTCTACGAGTCGAGCTTCAATGGTCAGCCAGCCAGAAAATTTACCCTGATCATCTGTAAAGGGTACAACGGATACTGGCCGCAACTCGGACTCGGGAAATATTAG
- the trpD gene encoding anthranilate phosphoribosyltransferase has product MTIPEILEIIAQRKPLTDMQADFMFTELMDGKMTESQTGAFLMGLRVKGEDSTDLAAGVRAGVAHAIKIPGFDGTRKEPVIDTCGTGGDGQCSFNNSTAVSLFLADMGYTVAKHGNRALSSSCGSADALEALGIPLDMAPEKAAEGLKKHNFAFLFAPAYHPAFKHVMPVRQQLGIRTLFNFMGPLLNPARPSHQLLGVGDPERLELMGETLLLTGVNRALLFSGAGGFDELTTWGVNRGYIIHDGVMEKTTVNPQQLGFKAHDPKEVVVTSKEDAVVKLKEILAGDGPRAMMDMVALNLAGCLHLLDKGPMAECAELARDTVYTGLKKGIPYVE; this is encoded by the coding sequence ATGACCATACCTGAAATACTTGAAATCATTGCACAGCGAAAGCCACTCACCGACATGCAGGCGGACTTTATGTTCACCGAACTCATGGACGGGAAAATGACCGAATCCCAAACCGGAGCCTTCCTCATGGGGCTACGCGTCAAGGGTGAAGACTCCACGGATCTGGCCGCCGGAGTCCGTGCCGGAGTAGCCCACGCCATCAAGATCCCCGGCTTTGACGGCACCCGAAAGGAACCGGTCATCGACACCTGCGGCACAGGTGGTGACGGCCAATGCAGCTTCAACAACTCCACGGCAGTCTCCCTGTTTCTCGCGGACATGGGATACACCGTTGCCAAACACGGCAACCGCGCCTTGTCTTCTTCATGCGGATCAGCCGATGCTCTGGAAGCCCTCGGCATCCCGTTGGACATGGCCCCAGAAAAAGCCGCTGAAGGTTTAAAGAAACACAACTTCGCCTTTCTGTTCGCGCCAGCTTACCACCCGGCCTTCAAACACGTCATGCCCGTTCGCCAGCAACTCGGTATCCGTACCCTGTTCAACTTCATGGGACCGTTGCTCAACCCGGCCCGTCCATCCCACCAACTCTTGGGCGTAGGCGACCCGGAACGACTGGAACTCATGGGCGAAACCCTACTTCTGACCGGCGTTAACCGCGCACTCCTTTTCTCCGGAGCAGGAGGATTCGATGAACTAACCACATGGGGCGTTAACCGGGGGTACATCATCCATGACGGCGTGATGGAAAAAACCACGGTCAACCCTCAGCAACTCGGCTTTAAAGCGCATGATCCCAAAGAAGTTGTTGTGACCAGCAAAGAAGATGCCGTGGTCAAACTCAAGGAGATTCTCGCTGGAGATGGCCCCCGCGCCATGATGGACATGGTGGCCCTGAATCTGGCAGGGTGCCTGCATCTTTTGGACAAGGGACCCATGGCCGAATGCGCTGAACTGGCCCGAGACACAGTATACACAGGACTGAAGAAAGGAATTCCATATGTTGAATAA
- a CDS encoding prepilin peptidase has product MDAIPTWIFYLAAGVIGLELGSLTTIFIQRWIDEVPILKPGGSRCPSCEHKLGMLDTIPLLSFIVLKGRCRHCDEFIGGQYMLVELSCMAWALASAYRFGLSPEWGVYLILGVMLIAGSFIDFETFLLPDRITLGGTCIVFVASFFLENGVGWQSTFLGAVAGAGAFWVLQQGYRLLRKEEGLGTGDVKLMAMIGGMTGLAGLPLTIFVGSVSGMIGSLYYTIRPGTDGIRGKVPYGPFLSLGCMVYLLYGKEIMAWWNV; this is encoded by the coding sequence ATGGACGCTATTCCCACATGGATTTTTTATCTGGCTGCCGGAGTCATCGGTCTGGAACTCGGTAGCCTGACCACCATATTCATTCAACGGTGGATCGATGAGGTACCCATTCTCAAGCCGGGCGGATCCCGTTGTCCTTCGTGTGAACATAAACTCGGGATGCTTGATACCATTCCACTTTTGAGTTTTATTGTGCTCAAAGGACGGTGTCGCCATTGCGACGAGTTCATTGGCGGCCAGTACATGCTGGTCGAGCTTTCCTGCATGGCGTGGGCTTTGGCCTCGGCTTACCGTTTCGGTCTGTCCCCGGAGTGGGGTGTATACTTGATTCTTGGTGTCATGCTTATTGCCGGAAGTTTTATCGATTTTGAAACGTTCCTTTTACCTGATCGTATTACACTGGGTGGAACCTGCATAGTTTTCGTAGCCAGTTTTTTTCTTGAGAACGGCGTGGGATGGCAAAGTACTTTTCTTGGGGCAGTGGCCGGTGCCGGTGCCTTTTGGGTTTTGCAACAGGGGTATCGACTGTTGCGCAAAGAGGAAGGACTGGGCACAGGCGACGTCAAACTCATGGCTATGATCGGCGGAATGACCGGATTGGCGGGATTACCTCTGACCATTTTTGTTGGTTCGGTGTCCGGTATGATTGGCAGTCTTTATTATACGATTCGTCCCGGCACGGATGGCATACGCGGGAAGGTGCCATACGGTCCGTTTCTTAGCCTCGGGTGTATGGTGTATCTTTTGTATGGCAAAGAAATCATGGCTTGGTGGAATGTATGA